One Mesobacillus jeotgali DNA window includes the following coding sequences:
- the tsaE gene encoding tRNA (adenosine(37)-N6)-threonylcarbamoyltransferase complex ATPase subunit type 1 TsaE, producing MATYQFISKLPEDTREFAKRLAGLLKAGDVIALEGDLGAGKTTFTKGLAEGLGITRNVNSPTFTIIKEYQGRLPLYHMDVYRVEDAFEDLGFEEYFEGNGVTVVEWAHLIEAQLPKELLLLKLYLDDNGVRRIVAQPKGERYEELCKEIF from the coding sequence ATGGCGACTTATCAATTCATTTCAAAGCTGCCGGAAGACACGAGGGAATTTGCCAAGAGGCTGGCTGGTCTTCTTAAGGCAGGTGACGTGATTGCCCTTGAAGGTGATTTGGGAGCGGGAAAGACGACTTTTACAAAGGGGCTTGCCGAGGGGTTGGGAATCACTAGGAATGTGAACAGTCCTACATTTACGATTATCAAGGAATATCAGGGACGGCTTCCTTTATATCATATGGATGTATACCGTGTGGAAGACGCGTTTGAAGATCTTGGTTTTGAAGAATACTTTGAAGGTAATGGAGTAACGGTTGTTGAATGGGCACATCTTATTGAAGCTCAGCTGCCGAAGGAGCTGTTGCTGCTTAAGTTGTACCTGGATGACAATGGCGTGAGAAGAATTGTCGCTCAGCCAAAGGGCGAGCGTTATGAAGAATTGTGTAAGGAGATTTTTTAA